The following coding sequences are from one Epinephelus fuscoguttatus linkage group LG7, E.fuscoguttatus.final_Chr_v1 window:
- the LOC125891286 gene encoding uncharacterized protein LOC125891286 isoform X1: MNVCQTLICFFFLSALWDTELINAQNPIRTVTKGGNITVVCPFSWSGTTKFFCKNDCKGGDILIKTKKDTHQSGRYSIEYKKRAFYETALLYVSIRNLTESDSGRYRCRLARILSSDIQFEIRVKDAPTSSDPNWILPPVTAFVPSASSEGTKQPQQQHTTPAAGSAAKGPLLFVGLTLLIMLIILSAALMMFCRKRASKPKAAPVETECADVTETNRVCEEIREEDRKSRSPPVEMSTVYSYVKPNGVETSDEYSLVTAATPQRNTEDDSSKLIYSEVDFSEGASLHSAPCGDTDKVVYSVPRVDVSSDSSHSEDASPPLYSTVTTL, translated from the exons ATGAACGTCTGTCAGACTTTGAtctgcttcttcttcctct CAGCACTGTGGGACACTGAGCTCATCAATGCACAAAACCCCATCCGTACAGTAACTAAAGGAGGAAACATCACAGTTGTGTGTCCCTTCAGTTGGTCTGGAACCACAAAGTTCTTCTGTAAAAACGACTGTAAAGGTGGAGAcattctcattaaaacaaaaaaggacacACATCAGAGCGGCCGATACAGCAttgaatataaaaaaagagCTTTTTATGAAACTGCACTTCTGTATGTGAGCATCAGAAATCTGACTGAGTCTGACTCAGGACGATACAGATGTCGTTTGGCCAGAATCTTGTCTTCAGATATCCAGTTTGAGATCAGAGTTAAAGATG ctccaacctcttcAGACCCAAACTGGATTCTTCCACCTGTTACAGCATTTGTACCATCAGCCTCCTCTGAAGGCACCAAGCAGCCTCAACAGCAACACACAACACCAGCTGCAGGTTCAG CTGCCAAAGGTCCGCTGCTGTTTGTGGGTCTGACTCTGCTCATCATGTTGATCATATTATCAGCAGCTTTGATGATGTTCTGCAGGAAGAGGGCCAGTAAACCCAAAG cagctcctgtggaAACTGAGTGTGCTGATGTCACAGAG ACCAACAGAGTGTGTGAGGAGatcagagaggaggacagaaagaGCAGATCTCCTCCTGTAGAAATGTCCACAGTTTACTCTTACGTCAAACCAAACGGAGTCGAAACCTCAGACGAATACAGCCTTGTCACTGCAGCCACTCCTCAGAGGAAC ACTGAAGACGACTCCAGTAAACTCATCTACTCTGAGGTGGATTTTTCTGAAGGTGCCTCGCTCCACAGCGCCCCCTGTGGTGATACGGATAAGGTTGTTTATTCTGTTCCTCGGGTAGATGTGAGCTCAGACAGCAGCCACTCTGAAGACGCTTCACCTCCTCTGTACTCTACTGTTACTACACTTTAG
- the LOC125891286 gene encoding uncharacterized protein LOC125891286 isoform X2, giving the protein MNVCQTLICFFFLSLWDTELINAQNPIRTVTKGGNITVVCPFSWSGTTKFFCKNDCKGGDILIKTKKDTHQSGRYSIEYKKRAFYETALLYVSIRNLTESDSGRYRCRLARILSSDIQFEIRVKDAPTSSDPNWILPPVTAFVPSASSEGTKQPQQQHTTPAAGSAAKGPLLFVGLTLLIMLIILSAALMMFCRKRASKPKAAPVETECADVTETNRVCEEIREEDRKSRSPPVEMSTVYSYVKPNGVETSDEYSLVTAATPQRNTEDDSSKLIYSEVDFSEGASLHSAPCGDTDKVVYSVPRVDVSSDSSHSEDASPPLYSTVTTL; this is encoded by the exons ATGAACGTCTGTCAGACTTTGAtctgcttcttcttcctct CACTGTGGGACACTGAGCTCATCAATGCACAAAACCCCATCCGTACAGTAACTAAAGGAGGAAACATCACAGTTGTGTGTCCCTTCAGTTGGTCTGGAACCACAAAGTTCTTCTGTAAAAACGACTGTAAAGGTGGAGAcattctcattaaaacaaaaaaggacacACATCAGAGCGGCCGATACAGCAttgaatataaaaaaagagCTTTTTATGAAACTGCACTTCTGTATGTGAGCATCAGAAATCTGACTGAGTCTGACTCAGGACGATACAGATGTCGTTTGGCCAGAATCTTGTCTTCAGATATCCAGTTTGAGATCAGAGTTAAAGATG ctccaacctcttcAGACCCAAACTGGATTCTTCCACCTGTTACAGCATTTGTACCATCAGCCTCCTCTGAAGGCACCAAGCAGCCTCAACAGCAACACACAACACCAGCTGCAGGTTCAG CTGCCAAAGGTCCGCTGCTGTTTGTGGGTCTGACTCTGCTCATCATGTTGATCATATTATCAGCAGCTTTGATGATGTTCTGCAGGAAGAGGGCCAGTAAACCCAAAG cagctcctgtggaAACTGAGTGTGCTGATGTCACAGAG ACCAACAGAGTGTGTGAGGAGatcagagaggaggacagaaagaGCAGATCTCCTCCTGTAGAAATGTCCACAGTTTACTCTTACGTCAAACCAAACGGAGTCGAAACCTCAGACGAATACAGCCTTGTCACTGCAGCCACTCCTCAGAGGAAC ACTGAAGACGACTCCAGTAAACTCATCTACTCTGAGGTGGATTTTTCTGAAGGTGCCTCGCTCCACAGCGCCCCCTGTGGTGATACGGATAAGGTTGTTTATTCTGTTCCTCGGGTAGATGTGAGCTCAGACAGCAGCCACTCTGAAGACGCTTCACCTCCTCTGTACTCTACTGTTACTACACTTTAG